The following proteins are co-located in the Sphingomonas panacis genome:
- the pyk gene encoding pyruvate kinase gives MTKTIHPRSRKVRILATLGPASSSPEQIAALYEAGADAFRINMSHGDQQSKVAVIAAIRELETIYRRPTTILADLQGPKLRVGKFADGKAELVKGATFILDRSSELGDAGRAELPHREIFAAIEPGARLLLDDGKLVLRVTEHDADRIVTEVIVGGWLSNNKGLNVPDVVVPMAALTEKDRSDLAFACDQGVDWIALSFVQRPEDLAEARKLIQGRAALLAKIEKPSAIERLEEIVEMCDGVMVARGDLGVELPPETVPPLQKRIIEVSRRLGRPVVVATQMLESMITSPSPTRAEVSDVATAIYDGADAIMLSAESASGSWPTESVAMMDAIGAAVERDPTHGDRIHFTVTRPDPTTADALAEAAKNIAATVSAVAIICFTASGSTARRVARERPGVPLMVLTPKPETARRSGLLWGAYPILTKDVTSFEEMVSKSKRMALRHGIAKAGDRVIIMAGVPFGTPGSTNVLHVVRIVGDELNGYSS, from the coding sequence ATGACGAAGACCATCCACCCGCGTTCGCGCAAAGTCCGAATCCTCGCGACGCTCGGCCCCGCCAGCAGCAGCCCCGAGCAGATCGCCGCGCTGTACGAAGCGGGCGCCGACGCGTTCCGAATCAACATGAGCCACGGCGACCAGCAATCGAAGGTCGCGGTAATCGCGGCGATTCGCGAACTGGAAACGATCTATCGCCGCCCGACCACGATCCTCGCCGATCTGCAGGGGCCGAAGCTGCGTGTCGGCAAGTTCGCCGACGGCAAGGCCGAACTGGTCAAGGGCGCGACCTTCATCCTCGATCGCTCGTCCGAACTTGGCGACGCCGGCCGCGCCGAACTGCCGCACCGCGAGATCTTCGCGGCGATCGAGCCGGGCGCCAGGCTGCTGCTCGACGACGGCAAGCTGGTGCTGCGCGTGACCGAACATGACGCCGACCGGATCGTCACCGAAGTGATCGTCGGCGGCTGGCTGTCGAACAACAAGGGCCTCAACGTGCCCGACGTGGTGGTGCCGATGGCGGCGCTGACGGAGAAGGACCGCAGCGACCTCGCCTTCGCGTGCGACCAGGGTGTCGACTGGATCGCGTTGTCGTTCGTGCAGCGGCCGGAAGATCTTGCCGAGGCGCGCAAGCTGATCCAGGGGCGTGCGGCTTTGCTCGCTAAGATCGAGAAGCCGAGCGCGATCGAGCGGCTCGAGGAGATCGTCGAGATGTGCGACGGCGTGATGGTCGCGCGTGGCGATCTCGGCGTCGAGCTGCCGCCCGAGACGGTGCCGCCGCTCCAGAAGCGAATCATCGAGGTTTCGCGCCGGCTGGGCCGCCCGGTGGTGGTGGCGACTCAGATGCTCGAATCGATGATCACCTCGCCGTCACCAACTCGCGCGGAAGTGTCCGACGTGGCGACCGCGATCTATGACGGCGCCGATGCGATCATGCTGTCGGCGGAAAGCGCGTCGGGCTCCTGGCCGACCGAGTCGGTGGCGATGATGGATGCGATCGGCGCCGCGGTCGAGCGCGATCCCACGCACGGCGACCGAATCCACTTTACCGTGACGCGCCCCGACCCGACCACCGCCGACGCGCTGGCCGAGGCCGCCAAGAACATCGCAGCGACGGTGTCGGCGGTCGCGATCATCTGCTTCACCGCCTCGGGATCGACCGCGCGCCGCGTGGCGCGCGAGCGGCCCGGCGTGCCGCTGATGGTGCTGACGCCCAAGCCCGAGACGGCGCGGCGATCGGGGCTGCTGTGGGGCGCCTATCCGATCCTCACCAAGGACGTCACCTCGTTCGAGGAGATGGTTTCCAAGTCGAAGCGGATGGCGCTGCGCCACGGCATCGCCAAGGCGGGCGACCGGGTCATCATCATGGCGGGCGTGCCATTCGGGACGCCGGGGTCGACCAACGTACTGCATGTGGTGCGGATCGTCGGCGATGAGCTGAACGGCTATTCGAGCTGA
- a CDS encoding TetR/AcrR family transcriptional regulator — MAAPYHHGDLRTALVTAALTLLEAGDGPPSLREVARAAGVSAMAPYRHFADRAALLAAVADEGFGALRTRLLAADDVPDSRAALVAQGRAYVDFALAHPALFRLMFSREKAGGVPEGETAYTVLANRVAQIAPDRAEEATLAAWGLVHGLATLLLDANVGALHRGAVEATLDLLVDGMMARGSSKGSTG, encoded by the coding sequence ATGGCCGCACCCTATCATCATGGCGATTTGCGCACGGCGCTCGTGACCGCTGCGCTGACCTTGCTCGAAGCCGGCGACGGGCCCCCGAGCCTGCGTGAAGTCGCGCGCGCCGCCGGCGTATCGGCGATGGCGCCATACCGGCATTTCGCGGACCGTGCCGCGTTGCTCGCGGCGGTCGCCGACGAGGGATTCGGCGCGTTGCGCACGCGGCTGCTCGCTGCGGACGACGTGCCCGATTCGCGCGCGGCTCTGGTTGCGCAAGGCCGCGCCTATGTCGATTTCGCGCTGGCGCACCCGGCGCTGTTCCGGCTGATGTTCTCGCGCGAGAAAGCGGGCGGGGTGCCTGAGGGCGAGACCGCCTACACGGTGCTCGCCAACCGCGTCGCGCAGATCGCGCCCGATCGCGCCGAGGAGGCAACGCTCGCCGCGTGGGGGTTGGTCCACGGGCTCGCCACGCTGCTGCTCGACGCGAACGTGGGCGCGCTGCACCGGGGCGCGGTGGAGGCCACGCTTGACCTGCTGGTCGATGGCATGATGGCGCGCGGTTCTTCCAAAGGCTCGACAGGGTAG
- a CDS encoding GNAT family N-acetyltransferase has translation MPDVTDNRAEHEFELVIDGHRAVAAYQMEDDTIVFTHTVVPKAIEGRGVGSRLIRAALDSARDRKLKVIPQCPFVAAYIERHPEYRDLL, from the coding sequence ATGCCTGACGTTACCGACAACCGCGCCGAACATGAGTTCGAACTCGTCATCGACGGCCACCGCGCCGTGGCCGCCTATCAGATGGAGGACGACACGATCGTCTTCACGCACACCGTCGTCCCCAAGGCGATCGAGGGACGCGGCGTGGGGTCGCGGCTGATCCGCGCCGCGCTCGATTCGGCGCGCGACCGCAAGCTCAAGGTCATCCCGCAATGCCCGTTCGTGGCGGCGTATATCGAGCGGCACCCGGAATATCGCGACCTGCTGTGA
- a CDS encoding EI24 domain-containing protein, which yields MIRAFFLSIGQFGDRAFLIVFAKSLGLTFALFALLGGGAWAWAQSLAATQGADGWLSALAGFAALLAVFAAGWLLFRAIAIGVMMVFAEEIVVAVERKHYPQALAEARHVGMARAAMMGLGSAARAVVVNIVVLPLYVVLLVTGVGTIALFLVVNGWLLGRDLAEMVAARHLPTAAMRGWRASTRMERFTLGVAGTGLFMVPILNLAAPVLGAAMATHLFHGKQA from the coding sequence ATGATCCGCGCCTTCTTCCTTTCGATCGGCCAGTTCGGCGACCGCGCCTTTCTGATCGTGTTCGCCAAATCGCTTGGCCTCACCTTCGCGTTGTTCGCGCTGCTCGGCGGCGGTGCTTGGGCATGGGCGCAAAGTCTTGCCGCGACGCAGGGCGCGGATGGCTGGCTTTCGGCGCTGGCCGGGTTCGCCGCGCTGCTCGCGGTGTTCGCGGCGGGCTGGCTGTTGTTCCGCGCGATCGCGATCGGCGTGATGATGGTGTTCGCCGAGGAGATCGTCGTCGCGGTCGAACGCAAACATTATCCGCAAGCGCTGGCCGAGGCGCGGCATGTCGGCATGGCGCGCGCGGCGATGATGGGGCTCGGCTCGGCGGCACGCGCGGTTGTCGTCAATATCGTGGTGCTGCCGCTGTATGTCGTGCTGCTGGTGACTGGGGTGGGTACGATCGCGCTGTTTCTCGTCGTCAACGGCTGGCTGCTCGGGCGCGACCTCGCCGAGATGGTCGCGGCACGGCATTTGCCCACTGCGGCGATGCGTGGCTGGCGCGCGTCGACCCGGATGGAGCGGTTCACGCTGGGGGTTGCCGGGACCGGGTTGTTCATGGTTCCGATCCTCAACCTCGCGGCGCCCGTGCTCGGCGCGGCGATGGCGACGCATCTGTTCCACGGGAAGCAAGCATGA
- a CDS encoding FUSC family protein — protein sequence MIAPLASLRRRIDVRTIDEAECVASVLLAVLAAHAIGATNVSWAAFAGYMVMRGHLLETVQRGVLRVVGTLTGGLLALAAIPFIAAHWWLAAPGILAIGTVTLYRAITAKRAYAWLFVGLTFAMVLYDTLHDPEIPLVSFVRTRILETIAGTAACVTVSLLSALTLRRLWPAERNASAGIAGWNWPAFRHAAQGGLALALLVMVSAWFDVPALSAGAITIMAVMLVPLSGIGSSGFMPVSWRLVYRLIGGLAGAAFAAAFLFVGAGSAPLLILGTALGVAIGRHVENGDHAHRYAGTQFTLAVLVTLVPDSYAGAVITPGLERLAGTLVGMAVIEPVLLLWHVFAPRREKAAAERSEPGGI from the coding sequence ATGATCGCCCCGCTCGCCTCCTTGCGCCGTCGTATCGACGTGCGCACGATCGACGAGGCGGAGTGCGTCGCCTCGGTGCTGCTCGCGGTCCTCGCCGCGCACGCGATCGGCGCGACCAACGTCTCCTGGGCGGCGTTCGCTGGGTATATGGTGATGCGCGGGCATCTGCTCGAAACCGTGCAGCGCGGTGTGCTGCGCGTCGTCGGCACGCTGACGGGCGGGCTGCTCGCGCTGGCGGCGATCCCGTTCATCGCGGCGCATTGGTGGCTCGCCGCGCCGGGCATCCTCGCGATCGGCACGGTCACGCTGTATCGGGCGATCACCGCAAAACGCGCCTATGCCTGGCTGTTCGTCGGCCTCACCTTCGCAATGGTGCTGTACGACACGCTCCACGATCCCGAGATCCCGCTCGTCAGCTTCGTGCGGACGCGCATTCTCGAAACGATCGCAGGGACGGCCGCGTGCGTGACCGTCAGCCTGCTCTCGGCGCTCACGCTACGCCGGCTGTGGCCCGCCGAGCGCAACGCCTCGGCCGGCATCGCCGGGTGGAACTGGCCCGCGTTCCGCCACGCCGCACAAGGCGGCCTCGCGCTCGCGCTGTTGGTCATGGTGTCTGCGTGGTTCGACGTGCCCGCGCTTTCGGCCGGCGCGATCACGATCATGGCGGTGATGCTGGTGCCGCTGTCGGGGATCGGCAGCAGCGGCTTCATGCCGGTGAGCTGGCGGTTGGTCTACCGGCTGATCGGCGGGCTGGCCGGGGCGGCGTTCGCGGCGGCGTTCCTGTTCGTGGGCGCTGGTTCCGCGCCGCTGCTGATCCTCGGCACCGCCCTGGGCGTCGCGATTGGCCGGCATGTCGAGAACGGCGATCACGCGCACCGCTACGCCGGCACGCAGTTCACGCTCGCCGTGTTGGTGACGTTGGTGCCCGACAGCTACGCCGGCGCGGTCATCACGCCGGGGCTTGAGCGGCTCGCGGGCACATTGGTCGGCATGGCGGTGATAGAGCCGGTGCTATTGCTCTGGCATGTGTTCGCCCCGCGCCGCGAGAAGGCTGCTGCAGAACGCAGCGAACCCGGCGGGATCTGA
- the recQ gene encoding DNA helicase RecQ: MIDPLPILQSTFGFPGFRGVQEQVVSRVLRAENTLAVMPTGAGKSLCYQLPAVALDGTCIVVSPLIALMHDQLRAATAIGIRAATLTSVDTDQMETIARFRRGELDLLYVAPERASNESFRNLLSQSPLALFAIDEAHCVSEWGHDFRPDYRLLRTMLDAFPDVPRLALTATADAHTRADILEQLGIPHDGMIVAGFDRPNIQYRISPKDNITRQIADIVAEQPGPGIVYAQTRKGVEQLAERLAATGRKVRPYHAGLDPAVRARNQADFVASEDMVIVATVAFGMGIDKPDVRFVAHAGLPKSIEGYYQETGRAGRDGDPSIAHLFWGAEDFAKARQRIGEVEPHRQPGERARLTALGALVETPTCRRQILLRHFGDPAPDNCGNCDNCLNPPGAIDATEVARKFLSAVFRTGQSFGVGYIESILTGQSTERSLMNGHEALGVFGIASSPEEAALIKPVSRALLLRDALRTNDFGGLEFGPEARGILKGETTVSLLVQPKRERRRRGAAAENPAGDPLFEALRAKRRELAQAAQVPPYVIFHDSVLREMATLKPTSRAALAHITGIGARKLETYGDAFLEVLRG; the protein is encoded by the coding sequence GTGATTGATCCACTTCCCATCCTCCAATCCACCTTCGGCTTCCCCGGCTTTCGCGGCGTGCAGGAACAGGTCGTCAGTCGCGTGCTGCGTGCCGAGAACACGCTCGCGGTGATGCCGACCGGCGCGGGCAAGTCGCTGTGCTATCAGTTGCCCGCGGTCGCGCTCGACGGCACCTGCATCGTCGTCTCGCCGCTGATCGCGCTGATGCACGACCAGCTTCGCGCCGCCACCGCGATCGGCATCCGCGCGGCGACCCTCACTTCGGTCGATACCGACCAGATGGAAACGATCGCGCGCTTCCGGCGTGGCGAGCTCGACCTGCTCTATGTCGCGCCCGAACGCGCCTCGAACGAATCGTTCCGCAACCTGCTCAGCCAGTCCCCGCTCGCCTTGTTCGCGATCGACGAGGCGCACTGCGTCTCCGAATGGGGACATGATTTCCGCCCGGACTATCGCCTGCTGCGGACCATGCTCGATGCGTTCCCGGACGTGCCGCGCCTAGCGCTGACCGCGACCGCCGATGCGCATACCCGCGCCGACATCCTCGAACAGCTCGGCATCCCGCACGACGGCATGATCGTGGCGGGGTTCGATCGGCCCAACATCCAGTATCGGATCAGCCCCAAGGACAATATCACCCGCCAGATCGCCGATATCGTCGCCGAGCAGCCCGGACCGGGCATCGTCTATGCGCAGACCCGCAAAGGCGTCGAACAACTCGCCGAGCGGCTCGCCGCGACTGGGCGCAAGGTGCGGCCCTATCATGCCGGTCTCGATCCCGCCGTGCGCGCGCGCAATCAGGCCGATTTCGTCGCGAGCGAGGACATGGTGATCGTCGCGACGGTCGCGTTCGGCATGGGCATCGACAAGCCCGACGTCCGCTTCGTGGCGCACGCCGGCCTGCCCAAGTCGATCGAGGGCTATTATCAGGAGACCGGCCGCGCCGGCCGTGACGGCGACCCGTCGATCGCCCATCTGTTCTGGGGCGCGGAGGATTTCGCCAAGGCGCGCCAGCGCATCGGCGAGGTCGAGCCGCACCGTCAGCCCGGCGAGCGCGCTCGTCTCACCGCGCTCGGCGCGCTGGTCGAAACGCCGACCTGCCGCCGCCAGATCCTGCTCCGCCATTTCGGCGACCCGGCGCCCGATAACTGCGGCAATTGCGACAATTGCCTCAACCCGCCCGGCGCGATCGATGCGACGGAGGTGGCGAGGAAATTCCTCTCCGCGGTCTTTCGCACGGGCCAGAGCTTTGGCGTTGGCTATATCGAAAGCATCCTGACCGGCCAGTCGACTGAGCGCAGCCTGATGAACGGGCACGAGGCGCTCGGCGTGTTCGGCATCGCCTCCTCGCCTGAGGAAGCCGCGCTCATCAAGCCCGTCTCGCGCGCGCTGCTGCTGCGCGACGCGCTTCGCACCAACGATTTCGGTGGTCTCGAATTCGGCCCCGAGGCGCGCGGCATCCTCAAAGGCGAGACCACCGTCTCGCTGCTCGTCCAGCCCAAGCGCGAGCGGCGCCGGCGCGGTGCCGCTGCCGAAAATCCGGCCGGCGATCCGCTGTTCGAGGCGTTGCGCGCGAAGCGGCGCGAGCTGGCGCAGGCGGCGCAGGTGCCGCCCTACGTCATCTTCCACGATTCGGTGCTGCGCGAGATGGCGACGCTCAAACCCACCAGCCGCGCCGCGCTCGCGCACATCACCGGCATCGGCGCGCGCAAGCTGGAGACCTATGGCGACGCCTTCCTCGAGGTGTTACGCGGATGA
- a CDS encoding adenosine kinase: MSAPTYDVVAIGNAIVDVLSQATDAFIVEAGMNKGSMALMFSPEEADALYAKMGPGVEASGGSAANTVAGIAALGGKCGFIGQVASDELGQIFAHDIRSVGIDFTTAARDGEPTTARCLIFVTPDGQRTMNTFLGASQFLPETALDREMIASAAILYLEGYLWDPEEPRAAMRAAIEIARKAGRKVAFTLSDTFCIGRHGADFRDLMAKDLLDIMFANEAELLALMQTDDFDSAVEAASQQVPMLVVTRSEKGAIAVSGGQTVTVAAEPVARVVDTTGAGDLFAAGFLHGQAQDLSVAESLRLGAICAAEIISHYGARAQVDLKALMAEKLGG, translated from the coding sequence TTGAGCGCCCCAACTTACGACGTCGTCGCGATCGGCAACGCCATCGTCGACGTGCTTTCCCAGGCCACCGACGCCTTCATCGTCGAGGCCGGCATGAACAAGGGATCGATGGCGCTGATGTTCTCGCCCGAAGAGGCGGATGCACTGTACGCCAAGATGGGGCCGGGGGTCGAGGCGAGCGGCGGCTCGGCGGCGAACACCGTCGCCGGCATCGCTGCGCTCGGCGGCAAGTGCGGCTTCATCGGCCAGGTCGCCAGCGACGAGCTCGGCCAGATCTTCGCGCACGATATCCGTTCGGTCGGCATCGACTTCACCACCGCCGCACGCGATGGTGAGCCGACCACTGCGCGGTGTCTGATCTTCGTCACGCCCGACGGCCAGCGCACGATGAACACCTTCCTCGGCGCGTCCCAGTTCCTGCCCGAGACCGCGCTCGACCGCGAGATGATCGCCTCTGCCGCGATTCTCTATCTCGAAGGCTATCTGTGGGATCCCGAGGAGCCGCGCGCCGCGATGCGCGCCGCGATCGAGATCGCGCGCAAGGCGGGCCGCAAGGTCGCGTTCACGCTTTCCGATACCTTCTGCATCGGTCGCCACGGTGCTGACTTCCGTGACCTGATGGCCAAGGATTTGCTCGACATCATGTTCGCCAACGAGGCCGAGCTGCTCGCGCTCATGCAGACCGACGATTTCGATTCGGCGGTCGAGGCGGCGTCGCAGCAGGTGCCGATGCTGGTGGTGACGCGCAGCGAAAAGGGTGCGATCGCGGTTTCGGGCGGCCAGACTGTCACCGTCGCCGCCGAGCCTGTCGCGCGCGTCGTCGATACCACCGGCGCGGGCGACCTGTTCGCGGCGGGCTTCCTCCACGGTCAGGCGCAGGATCTGAGCGTCGCCGAATCGCTCCGCCTCGGCGCGATCTGCGCGGCCGAGATCATCTCGCACTACGGCGCGCGCGCGCAGGTCGATCTCAAGGCGCTGATGGCGGAGAAGCTGGGCGGATAG
- the purE gene encoding 5-(carboxyamino)imidazole ribonucleotide mutase — protein sequence MEPQVGIIMGSTSDWETMHHAADLLGDLGVAHETKVVSAHRTPQRLYEYAEAAAGRGLKVIIAGAGGAAHLPGMTAALTHLPVLGVPVQSKALSGLDSLYSIVQMPAGIPVGTLAIGKAGAKNAALLAAAILALADPALSARLQAWRAAQTDGVAIDPA from the coding sequence ATGGAACCGCAGGTCGGCATCATCATGGGCAGCACCTCCGATTGGGAGACGATGCACCACGCCGCCGATCTGCTGGGCGATCTCGGCGTCGCGCACGAAACTAAGGTGGTGTCGGCGCATCGCACGCCGCAGCGGCTTTATGAGTATGCCGAAGCGGCAGCGGGGCGTGGCCTCAAGGTCATCATCGCGGGCGCGGGCGGCGCGGCGCATCTGCCGGGCATGACGGCGGCGCTGACGCATTTGCCGGTGCTCGGCGTGCCGGTCCAATCCAAAGCGCTGAGCGGCCTCGATAGCCTCTATTCGATCGTCCAGATGCCGGCGGGAATTCCAGTCGGCACGCTCGCGATCGGCAAGGCCGGCGCCAAGAACGCCGCGTTGCTTGCCGCCGCGATCCTCGCGTTGGCTGATCCCGCGCTTTCGGCACGGTTGCAGGCGTGGCGTGCAGCGCAGACCGATGGCGTCGCGATCGATCCGGCGTGA
- a CDS encoding TIGR01244 family sulfur transferase → MIRKIDDSVSVSPQIAPKDVADIAAAGFVAIVNNRPDGEDAGQPDGAAVRAAAEAAGLAYTEIPVTQAGFSHPQIDAMVQALDSAGGPVLAYCRSGTRSCNLWALAQAKQGRDPDVLIAKGREAGYDLNGLRPLLEALSGRA, encoded by the coding sequence ATGATACGCAAAATCGACGACTCGGTTTCGGTCTCGCCGCAGATCGCCCCCAAAGATGTGGCCGACATCGCCGCCGCCGGCTTCGTCGCCATCGTCAACAACCGCCCCGATGGTGAGGACGCCGGCCAGCCCGACGGTGCCGCCGTGCGCGCCGCCGCCGAGGCGGCGGGGCTTGCCTATACCGAAATCCCCGTCACGCAGGCCGGCTTCTCGCACCCGCAGATCGACGCGATGGTGCAGGCGCTGGACAGCGCCGGCGGGCCGGTGCTCGCCTATTGTCGGTCGGGCACGCGATCGTGCAATCTCTGGGCGCTCGCGCAAGCCAAGCAGGGCCGCGATCCCGATGTGCTGATCGCCAAGGGACGCGAGGCCGGCTACGATCTCAACGGTCTGCGCCCGCTGCTAGAGGCGCTGTCGGGCCGGGCCTGA
- a CDS encoding monooxygenase family protein: MQNSVKRESIDLSALPDLVVVMLGFRVRRWRGVLSILRIGRGLSAIRQDKPDGLLHDEQCFYSLTHVGIRQYWRDYESLERFTRSEPHATWWRDFLRDSGGAGFWHEAYRMSGGMEGVYVDMPAPVGFGHFARPRDPRGPFLSARARIEAGRVAV, encoded by the coding sequence ATGCAAAATTCGGTGAAGCGCGAGTCGATCGACCTTTCGGCCCTGCCGGATCTCGTCGTGGTGATGCTCGGTTTTCGTGTGCGCCGCTGGCGCGGGGTGCTGTCGATTTTGCGGATCGGTCGCGGACTGTCGGCGATCCGGCAGGACAAACCGGACGGACTGCTCCACGACGAACAATGCTTCTACTCGCTGACCCACGTCGGCATCCGGCAATATTGGCGCGATTACGAGAGTCTCGAACGCTTCACGCGCAGCGAACCGCACGCGACTTGGTGGCGCGATTTCCTGCGCGATAGCGGCGGGGCCGGCTTCTGGCACGAGGCGTATCGGATGAGCGGCGGGATGGAGGGCGTGTACGTCGATATGCCCGCGCCCGTGGGCTTCGGCCATTTCGCGCGCCCGCGTGATCCGCGCGGACCATTCCTGTCGGCGCGCGCGCGAATCGAGGCGGGGCGCGTCGCGGTCTGA